The Chryseolinea soli genome contains a region encoding:
- a CDS encoding Crp/Fnr family transcriptional regulator has translation MYEPLFAYLEQRFPLSDDDKAAIASVVTHRTLKKGEFLLREGDAARVGAFVAKGFLRSYVIDNKGKEHIIQFAPENWWVSDKSGMNPDTAASFFIDAIEDSDVLLMDLSGHLMLMDKVPGYAKSFQAGIQKRATAKDTRIINSLTATAEERYDDFIKSYPSIAVRVPQHMLASYLGITPETLSRIRKLQSRKR, from the coding sequence ATGTACGAACCCCTCTTCGCCTACCTCGAACAACGCTTCCCCCTTTCGGACGACGACAAAGCCGCCATTGCCTCGGTGGTGACGCACAGAACCTTGAAGAAGGGTGAGTTCCTGCTGCGCGAGGGAGATGCCGCGCGGGTGGGTGCTTTTGTGGCGAAAGGTTTTTTGAGAAGCTATGTGATCGACAACAAAGGCAAAGAACACATCATCCAGTTTGCTCCCGAAAATTGGTGGGTTAGCGACAAGTCGGGCATGAATCCCGATACCGCCGCCAGTTTTTTTATCGACGCCATTGAAGACTCTGACGTGTTGTTAATGGATCTCTCCGGACACCTCATGCTCATGGACAAAGTTCCCGGCTATGCCAAGTCGTTCCAGGCCGGCATACAAAAGCGCGCCACCGCCAAAGACACCCGCATCATCAATTCGCTCACCGCCACCGCCGAAGAGCGGTACGACGATTTTATAAAGAGCTACCCTTCCATCGCCGTGCGCGTGCCACAACATATGTTGGCCAGCTACCTGGGCATTACACCGGAAACCCTCAGCCGCATTCGCAAGCTTCAGTCTCGCAAGCGCTAG
- a CDS encoding DUF5763 domain-containing protein, which yields MHHTVVQKISRQHFVRITLWLLFLAATTGSKAQSVFITRTGEKYHEGSCVHLHSSKIPITLSEARKRGYTACSVCRPDAQVLPAADLPAKTDSTTNEKQASTQCTATTKAGTRCKRAASSNGRCWQHQ from the coding sequence ATGCATCACACCGTTGTCCAAAAAATATCCCGCCAGCATTTTGTCCGCATCACGCTTTGGCTCTTGTTCCTGGCGGCGACAACGGGTTCCAAAGCACAATCTGTTTTTATCACACGAACCGGAGAAAAATATCACGAGGGTTCATGCGTGCACTTGCACTCCAGCAAGATTCCCATCACACTGAGTGAAGCCAGGAAACGTGGCTACACCGCCTGTAGCGTTTGCCGGCCCGACGCACAGGTATTGCCTGCAGCGGATCTCCCCGCAAAGACAGATTCAACAACAAACGAAAAACAGGCGTCAACACAGTGCACTGCCACAACAAAAGCCGGCACGCGCTGCAAACGCGCGGCGAGTTCGAATGGACGATGCTGGCAGCACCAGTAA